From Domibacillus sp. DTU_2020_1001157_1_SI_ALB_TIR_016, a single genomic window includes:
- a CDS encoding YesL family protein, whose protein sequence is MVQMMTNGVYRFCEWVTRLAYLNVLWIAFSLAGLLVLGFFPATAALFAVTRKWAMGETDIPVFRTFWRTYKELFWRSNRLGLTLALPAVLFGANFMIFEQYGAPLPFMPFLLTSFFLLYSVVALFVFPVYVHYNVPLKQTVKYSLLIGLLRPVHTVLMIASLIGMAYVMMQHITFMLFFSGSAFGFVLMWFAMKAFHKIAEKQEEASLQQT, encoded by the coding sequence ATGGTACAAATGATGACGAATGGTGTGTACCGGTTTTGTGAATGGGTGACCCGCCTTGCTTATTTAAACGTTTTATGGATAGCGTTTTCACTGGCGGGTCTGCTCGTTCTTGGCTTTTTTCCTGCGACGGCTGCCCTGTTTGCAGTCACACGCAAATGGGCCATGGGAGAAACGGATATACCTGTTTTCCGGACATTTTGGCGTACGTATAAGGAATTATTTTGGCGGTCCAACCGGCTTGGCCTTACGCTGGCGCTGCCCGCTGTTTTATTTGGTGCGAACTTCATGATCTTTGAGCAGTATGGAGCGCCGCTTCCATTTATGCCGTTTCTGTTAACAAGCTTTTTCTTATTGTATAGTGTGGTTGCATTATTTGTTTTTCCGGTGTATGTTCACTATAACGTTCCGCTCAAACAAACGGTCAAGTATTCACTTTTGATCGGGCTGCTGCGCCCTGTTCATACCGTGCTGATGATTGCGAGTCTGATTGGAATGGCATATGTTATGATGCAGCATATTACGTTTATGTTATTCTTTAGTGGAAGCGCTTTCGGGTTTGTGCTTATGTGGTTTGCGATGAAGGCATTTCACAAGATAGCGGAAAAGCAGGAAGAAGCCTCTCTGCAGCAAACGTAA
- a CDS encoding sensor histidine kinase codes for MKALWKYLVITFENLKIKYKFIVFVSAIMCVFLLFTIAGLQYAFTTYDQQIYRKSSQVLSMSSDSVENELQRIQDISFEIVTDPSLIQQTAHTKKAANRYEQYGIQTAISNRLSDYISSEKYIHSIYLIDTNGKMYSAGNSLAPAAEEEKAMLIERAEQAHGSNVWVTADGMNRFLTAARQIRSYENLSMENLGTIVIRVDLAKIVASLPEEWEDTQGNTMISNGDHVFFSEEDIRPFRSFDFSEQTAQGYTIKEINGNRYFVTYVKTSFADWTYWHFIPFDAVFSNITKVKYSIIAAFIVLLLIVIMTVVHFTRKITTPIEELVQTMHHIQKGDFAIAETMPPPPRHQDEIGMLHRDFTFMVQRINELIKENYEKQLLLKETEFKALQAQMNPHFLYNTLESVNWLAKANKQTQISKMVESLAYLLRNSVNLKEDIVTIEQEVDLVSHYVTIQKYRFEDRLDFHLEVEPEVLECRIPKLTIQPLIENAIHYALEKMIEPCTITIRAHKKRDAVFVIVEDNGPGMDAQFLEKLYKGEVKTRGTGIGLKNIDERTKLFFGEKYGITIHSASGRGTAVTVFLPFETGDENHVQSVAGG; via the coding sequence TTGAAGGCGTTATGGAAATACCTTGTTATCACATTTGAAAATTTAAAAATTAAGTATAAGTTTATTGTGTTTGTTTCCGCCATTATGTGTGTGTTTTTACTTTTTACCATTGCCGGCCTGCAGTATGCCTTTACAACGTACGATCAGCAAATCTATCGAAAATCCTCTCAGGTGCTCAGCATGTCATCTGACAGTGTGGAAAATGAGCTGCAGCGTATTCAGGATATTTCATTTGAAATTGTCACCGACCCTTCTCTTATTCAGCAGACAGCCCATACAAAGAAAGCGGCAAACCGATATGAGCAGTATGGCATTCAAACAGCCATCAGCAACCGGTTAAGCGACTATATCAGCTCTGAAAAATATATTCATTCCATTTACTTGATTGATACAAATGGCAAAATGTATTCAGCAGGCAATTCGCTCGCCCCGGCAGCGGAAGAAGAAAAAGCGATGCTGATTGAACGGGCAGAGCAGGCGCACGGATCGAATGTATGGGTAACGGCAGATGGCATGAACCGGTTCCTAACCGCTGCCCGTCAGATCCGTTCCTACGAGAATTTAAGTATGGAGAATCTGGGCACGATTGTTATTCGTGTGGATTTAGCCAAAATCGTCGCGTCACTGCCTGAAGAATGGGAAGACACTCAGGGCAACACGATGATTTCAAATGGGGATCACGTGTTTTTTTCGGAGGAAGATATACGTCCGTTTCGCTCTTTTGATTTTTCCGAACAGACAGCGCAAGGGTACACGATTAAGGAAATCAATGGCAACCGTTATTTTGTCACCTACGTAAAAACATCATTTGCAGACTGGACGTATTGGCACTTTATTCCGTTTGACGCGGTATTTTCAAACATCACCAAAGTGAAGTATTCGATTATTGCCGCTTTTATTGTTTTACTGCTTATTGTCATTATGACAGTGGTTCATTTCACACGAAAAATTACTACACCGATTGAAGAACTGGTCCAAACGATGCACCACATACAGAAAGGGGATTTTGCAATCGCGGAAACGATGCCGCCGCCTCCTCGTCATCAGGATGAGATTGGGATGCTCCACCGCGATTTTACATTTATGGTTCAGCGCATTAATGAACTTATCAAAGAAAACTATGAAAAACAGCTGCTCTTAAAGGAAACGGAATTTAAAGCGCTGCAAGCACAGATGAATCCGCACTTTTTGTATAACACGCTTGAATCCGTCAACTGGCTGGCGAAGGCAAACAAGCAGACGCAGATTTCTAAAATGGTAGAGTCCCTTGCTTATTTGCTGCGGAACTCCGTTAACTTAAAAGAAGATATCGTTACGATTGAGCAGGAAGTTGATTTAGTCAGCCATTATGTGACCATTCAAAAATATCGCTTTGAAGACCGGCTTGATTTTCACCTTGAAGTAGAGCCGGAAGTACTGGAATGCCGTATTCCAAAGCTGACCATTCAGCCGCTGATTGAAAACGCGATTCATTATGCGCTTGAGAAAATGATTGAACCGTGTACGATCACGATCAGGGCGCACAAAAAGCGCGATGCTGTTTTTGTGATAGTCGAAGATAATGGACCTGGCATGGATGCACAGTTTCTGGAAAAGCTGTACAAAGGGGAGGTCAAAACACGGGGGACAGGCATTGGCCTGAAAAATATTGATGAACGGACGAAGCTGTTTTTTGGGGAGAAATACGGAATCACCATTCACAGTGCATCTGGAAGAGGAACGGCTGTGACGGTTTTTTTACCTTTTGAAACGGGGGATGAAAATCATGTACAAAGTGTTGCTGGCGGATGA
- a CDS encoding response regulator, protein MYKVLLADDERIILEGISNVIDWQSLDTELVATARNGIEAYEKIAEHHPHIVISDIKMPGMDGLELAGKVRADFPDIQFIVLSGFSEFEYARCAMQHGVKNYLLKPCNEADIIETVTDAVKNIKQKEQQRQQFEEMQPKQPAAETWQPCRDYSPVINEVVDIIYTHFSDKHLSLKWVAGQMLYMNADYLGKLFKQETNERFSVYLTKVRIEEAIKQIGQTEDVRVADLAERTGFGDNPQYFSQVFKKYTGVTPTEYRKAI, encoded by the coding sequence ATGTACAAAGTGTTGCTGGCGGATGATGAACGCATCATTTTGGAAGGGATTTCAAACGTGATTGACTGGCAGTCGCTTGATACGGAACTGGTTGCAACCGCACGAAATGGAATTGAAGCCTACGAAAAAATTGCCGAGCATCATCCGCACATTGTGATCAGCGATATTAAAATGCCGGGTATGGATGGCCTTGAGCTTGCCGGCAAAGTGCGGGCTGATTTTCCTGATATTCAATTTATTGTTCTGTCTGGCTTCAGTGAGTTTGAATATGCCCGGTGCGCCATGCAGCACGGGGTAAAAAACTATTTGCTCAAGCCGTGCAATGAAGCTGATATTATTGAAACGGTCACGGACGCGGTGAAAAACATTAAGCAGAAGGAACAGCAGCGGCAGCAGTTTGAAGAAATGCAGCCGAAGCAGCCGGCAGCCGAAACATGGCAGCCGTGCCGGGATTATTCGCCGGTGATTAACGAAGTAGTCGACATTATTTACACTCATTTCAGCGACAAGCATTTGTCCTTAAAATGGGTAGCCGGTCAAATGCTTTACATGAATGCTGACTATCTCGGGAAGCTGTTTAAGCAGGAAACAAATGAGCGCTTTTCCGTTTACTTAACGAAAGTCCGTATTGAAGAAGCGATCAAGCAAATTGGACAGACAGAGGATGTGCGAGTCGCCGACTTGGCGGAGCGGACCGGCTTTGGGGACAATCCCCAGTATTTCAGCCAGGTATTTAAAAAGTACACAGGTGTTACGCCGACGGAATACCGTAAAGCCATATGA
- a CDS encoding sugar ABC transporter substrate-binding protein, with protein MKKVVLSLSSLMLAAGLAGCGNDSSSGTSGETKEGSSNEEITLRVAWWGGQPRHDYTMKVIEMYEKEHPNVNIEAEFANWDDYWKKLAPMAAANQLPDIIQMDTAYLSQYGEKGQLEDLTPYTKDGTINVENIDETTLKGGNIGDKMYGFNMGSNVLSVITNDDMLKQAGVELNSENWTWDDFEKAAIDVQKATGKYGTNPMNPPDVFFPYYLRTQGERFYKEDGTGLAYKDDQLFVDFFERQVRLIKAEAFPTPDVSAQVKGLEDDFIVKGNAAMTWNYSNQYLGFAQLTDAPLTLNLPPEQAENKALFLRPSMFFSVPKSSQHKEEAAKFIDFFTNDVEANKLIKGDRGVPVSSEIIDALKPELTEDELKIFEYVESASETASPADPPDPLGSAEVMKALKDISDQILFEKISPEEGAKKFREQADEILSRNA; from the coding sequence ATGAAGAAAGTAGTATTGTCGCTAAGCAGCCTCATGCTGGCTGCCGGACTTGCCGGGTGTGGCAATGACAGCAGCAGCGGGACGAGCGGTGAAACAAAAGAAGGCAGTTCAAATGAAGAGATTACACTTCGTGTTGCATGGTGGGGCGGCCAGCCGCGTCATGATTATACAATGAAAGTTATCGAAATGTATGAAAAAGAACATCCAAACGTAAACATCGAAGCGGAGTTTGCGAACTGGGATGACTACTGGAAAAAGCTAGCGCCGATGGCAGCAGCCAACCAGCTTCCTGACATTATTCAAATGGATACAGCTTACTTATCACAATACGGTGAAAAAGGCCAATTAGAAGATTTAACACCATATACAAAAGACGGCACGATCAACGTTGAAAATATTGATGAAACAACTTTAAAGGGCGGCAATATTGGAGACAAAATGTACGGATTTAATATGGGTTCAAACGTACTGTCAGTCATTACAAACGATGACATGCTGAAGCAGGCAGGCGTTGAATTAAATAGTGAAAATTGGACATGGGATGATTTCGAAAAAGCGGCCATTGACGTACAAAAAGCAACCGGCAAATACGGCACAAACCCGATGAATCCACCGGATGTCTTTTTCCCGTACTACCTGCGCACACAAGGCGAACGCTTTTATAAGGAAGATGGTACAGGCCTTGCCTACAAGGATGACCAGCTGTTCGTCGATTTCTTTGAACGCCAGGTTCGTTTAATTAAAGCGGAAGCGTTCCCAACGCCAGATGTTTCTGCTCAGGTTAAAGGACTTGAGGATGACTTTATCGTAAAAGGCAACGCCGCCATGACATGGAACTACTCCAACCAATATCTTGGTTTCGCGCAGCTGACAGATGCGCCGTTAACACTTAACCTGCCGCCGGAGCAAGCTGAAAACAAAGCACTGTTCCTTCGTCCAAGTATGTTCTTCTCCGTGCCGAAAAGCTCTCAGCACAAAGAAGAAGCAGCGAAATTTATCGATTTCTTTACAAATGACGTTGAAGCCAACAAATTGATCAAAGGCGACCGCGGCGTACCGGTTTCATCCGAAATCATCGATGCCTTAAAGCCTGAATTGACAGAAGATGAATTGAAAATCTTTGAATATGTTGAAAGCGCCTCTGAAACAGCCAGCCCTGCTGACCCGCCAGATCCACTTGGCAGCGCTGAAGTAATGAAAGCCTTAAAAGACATTTCCGACCAAATCCTGTTTGAGAAAATCTCACCTGAAGAAGGGGCGAAGAAATTCCGTGAGCAGGCAGATGAAATTTTAAGCAGAAATGCCTAA
- a CDS encoding sugar ABC transporter permease: protein MKLRPAGDNLAGYAFISPFIIGFLAFTIIPMVISLYLSFTNYDLFSTPKWVGLANYIEMFTGDEKYWTTIKVTFTYVLAGVPLRLTFALIVAMLLNRASRMVGIYRTLFYLPSIIGGSVAVAIMWRNIFGNEGTINQLLFFMGIDQKIYWYQDPTSALWTLIMLSVWQFGSSMLIFLAGLKNISPEYYEAASVDGANPFQKFFKITLPLLSPIIFFNLVMQTISAFMTFTPAYIISKGEGGPLDGTLLYSLYLFQKAFNFFQMGYASAMAWVMLLIVGLLTFILFKTSKYWVHYESKEG from the coding sequence ATGAAACTACGCCCGGCAGGAGATAATCTCGCAGGCTATGCTTTTATCTCTCCATTCATTATTGGATTTCTTGCCTTCACCATTATCCCGATGGTTATTTCACTTTACTTGTCTTTCACAAACTATGACCTATTTTCAACTCCAAAGTGGGTTGGGCTTGCCAACTACATTGAAATGTTTACCGGAGATGAAAAGTACTGGACAACGATTAAAGTAACCTTCACATATGTTCTCGCTGGAGTACCGCTTCGCTTAACCTTTGCTCTGATTGTCGCGATGCTGTTAAACCGAGCTTCCCGCATGGTAGGAATATACCGGACACTATTTTACCTGCCGTCCATCATTGGCGGAAGTGTTGCGGTAGCGATTATGTGGCGCAACATTTTCGGGAATGAAGGGACCATTAACCAGCTGCTGTTCTTTATGGGAATTGATCAAAAAATTTACTGGTACCAGGATCCAACGTCGGCTCTTTGGACATTAATCATGCTGTCTGTATGGCAGTTCGGCTCTTCAATGCTCATTTTCCTGGCCGGCTTGAAAAATATTTCGCCGGAATATTACGAAGCTGCAAGCGTAGACGGTGCGAACCCGTTCCAGAAGTTTTTCAAAATTACACTGCCGCTCCTCAGTCCTATTATTTTCTTTAACCTAGTCATGCAGACGATTTCCGCATTTATGACGTTTACGCCGGCTTACATCATTTCCAAAGGAGAAGGCGGGCCGCTTGATGGAACACTTCTTTACTCGCTTTATTTATTCCAAAAAGCATTCAACTTCTTCCAGATGGGCTATGCATCCGCGATGGCGTGGGTGATGTTGTTGATCGTCGGACTTTTAACATTCATTTTATTTAAAACATCCAAGTACTGGGTGCATTACGAATCGAAGGAGGGATAA
- a CDS encoding carbohydrate ABC transporter permease: MKALQETPQAEPRQLRIDKPKFNWKKWVYHLVTGAFALLMLYPIIWLLMSSFKESSQVFVTAHSLIPDPFIISNYAQGWEGIAGQSFGTFIKNSLIIVGFSTIGAVISSSLIAYGFARISFKGKAFWFGCMMVSMMLPHEVVMIPQYIIFAKIGWLNSFLPIIVPQFFGHAFFIFLMVQFIRNIPIELDEAARIDGCGRFGIFYKVILPLIVPAMATAAIFSFYWKWEDLINPVLYLNSPEKYPVSLALKLFLDSETASNWGAMFAMSVVSLLPVVLIFFLFQRYIVEGISTSGLK; encoded by the coding sequence ATGAAAGCACTACAAGAAACACCGCAGGCAGAACCGCGCCAGCTGCGTATCGATAAACCGAAATTTAATTGGAAAAAATGGGTCTATCATCTTGTCACAGGCGCATTTGCCCTGTTAATGCTTTATCCGATTATTTGGCTGTTAATGAGTTCCTTTAAAGAAAGTTCGCAAGTGTTTGTTACGGCGCACTCCCTGATTCCGGACCCATTCATTATCAGCAACTATGCGCAGGGATGGGAAGGCATCGCCGGCCAGTCGTTCGGCACCTTTATTAAAAACTCGCTGATTATTGTTGGATTTTCCACAATTGGCGCCGTTATTTCTTCTTCACTGATTGCTTATGGATTTGCCCGCATTTCCTTTAAAGGGAAAGCATTCTGGTTTGGCTGCATGATGGTATCGATGATGCTTCCACACGAAGTCGTAATGATTCCACAGTACATCATTTTCGCAAAAATCGGCTGGCTGAACTCGTTTTTGCCGATTATTGTCCCGCAGTTTTTCGGCCATGCGTTTTTCATTTTCCTGATGGTGCAATTTATCCGCAACATTCCAATTGAGCTTGATGAAGCAGCGCGAATTGATGGCTGCGGCCGTTTCGGCATTTTCTACAAAGTGATTTTGCCGCTGATCGTGCCAGCTATGGCAACGGCCGCGATCTTCTCGTTTTACTGGAAGTGGGAGGACTTAATCAACCCGGTGCTGTACTTAAACAGCCCGGAAAAATATCCGGTTTCACTGGCATTGAAGCTGTTCCTTGATTCTGAGACGGCTTCTAACTGGGGAGCGATGTTCGCCATGTCGGTTGTTTCACTTCTGCCGGTTGTCTTAATTTTCTTCTTATTCCAGAGATATATCGTAGAAGGAATCAGCACAAGCGGACTGAAATAA
- a CDS encoding rhamnogalacturonan acetylesterase — protein MGKKLCLFIAGDSTAANCPPHEAPMMGWGQVAAECFTDKVKVVNAAKGGRSSNSFIEEGLLDGIWDSISPGDYLFIQFGHNDQKDFGTKPWTTYPQYLSQYIDGARERGALPVLLTSVQRRTFGEDGTIQNSLGDYPASMRELADKKDVPLIDMWAKTKRLYESYGPDRSTELFTWFAPGENNNYPEGIQDNTHFCETGARKVAALVAEGIQELNLPLKAYIKEAIRNG, from the coding sequence ATGGGAAAGAAACTGTGTTTGTTTATTGCCGGTGATTCTACTGCAGCGAACTGTCCCCCTCATGAAGCTCCCATGATGGGATGGGGACAGGTAGCCGCTGAGTGTTTCACCGATAAGGTAAAAGTCGTAAACGCCGCTAAAGGCGGGCGAAGCTCAAACAGCTTCATTGAGGAAGGACTGCTGGATGGCATATGGGACAGCATTTCGCCGGGTGATTACTTGTTTATTCAGTTCGGCCACAACGATCAAAAAGATTTTGGCACAAAGCCGTGGACCACATACCCTCAGTATTTAAGCCAGTACATTGATGGAGCCAGGGAACGGGGAGCCCTGCCTGTTCTCCTCACTTCGGTTCAGCGCCGTACATTTGGAGAAGATGGCACGATCCAAAACTCGCTTGGTGACTACCCGGCTTCTATGAGAGAGCTGGCAGATAAAAAAGATGTGCCGCTTATTGATATGTGGGCAAAAACAAAACGGCTTTACGAGTCATACGGGCCGGATCGCTCCACAGAGCTGTTTACCTGGTTTGCCCCTGGAGAAAACAACAATTACCCCGAAGGCATCCAGGATAATACCCATTTTTGCGAAACCGGCGCCCGCAAAGTTGCCGCGCTCGTTGCAGAAGGCATTCAGGAATTAAATCTGCCGCTCAAGGCGTATATAAAGGAGGCCATTCGCAATGGCTGA
- a CDS encoding beta-galactosidase — MAEKLYHGACFYPELWDDKTIAKDIEQMKRTGINVVRIGEFAWSKMEPEEGKIDVSFFTNIINRLYENGIDTVLCTPTPTPPIWFSHGHPERMHVDQAGRTMTHGSRQHACTNNTHFRKKAAIITEALAKEAGRLPGVIAWQLDNEFKCHVAECMCASCKSQWHQWLEARYGTIEQLNEDWGTHIWSEYYQSFEQIPQPAATPFLHHSSLQTMYRLFESEKIAEFADEQASIIRRYSEAPITHNSTLFFSVDNERLFKHLDFASFDTYAPQEKMGSYLLNCDVWRGLKKNTPFWVMETSISYAASLESYANPHQNGYLRSEAVAAYALGGQGFCYWLWRQQRTGSELPHSAVISAWGEPSVGYENVLQVEEARKKIESAMLAAKPVQADIAMTYSDRARMFHLTEPHNGIHYKDLMTDLYNIILQEGFHRDVLPEGGDLTGYKLLFTPLLPYVSDEYLERAKAFVEAGGIWIAGPMTGGRTKNHTIHTDRALGRLEEWAGVRTLFTFPMDEHTSAGEAFGCEAPLGLWSAVFEPAGARVVGTVTKGVTPDKAFLTEHHVGKGKVVMLGSMPSGAAGKKLIAEIFQHYAKEAGAAVQTDVTPGTIVVPRETEDGRAMWVIVNMDGHGGMVTLPAGGQDELKAEPVEAGKLTIQPYEYRIIEFRKEGASL, encoded by the coding sequence ATGGCTGAAAAGCTTTACCACGGCGCTTGTTTTTACCCGGAGCTGTGGGATGACAAAACAATCGCCAAAGACATTGAACAAATGAAACGAACTGGCATTAACGTTGTGCGTATCGGAGAGTTCGCCTGGTCGAAAATGGAGCCGGAAGAAGGAAAGATTGATGTAAGCTTTTTTACAAATATCATTAATCGTCTGTACGAAAACGGCATTGATACGGTTCTTTGTACACCGACCCCAACGCCGCCGATCTGGTTTTCACACGGGCACCCGGAACGGATGCATGTGGATCAGGCCGGCCGCACGATGACTCATGGGTCCAGACAGCACGCTTGTACGAACAACACGCACTTCCGCAAGAAAGCGGCCATCATTACAGAAGCACTCGCTAAAGAAGCTGGCCGGCTGCCGGGGGTAATTGCCTGGCAGCTTGATAATGAATTTAAGTGCCACGTCGCCGAGTGTATGTGCGCTTCGTGTAAAAGTCAGTGGCACCAATGGCTCGAAGCACGATACGGCACAATTGAGCAGTTGAATGAGGATTGGGGCACTCACATTTGGAGTGAATATTACCAGTCATTCGAGCAAATTCCCCAGCCGGCCGCTACCCCGTTTCTTCATCATTCATCGCTGCAGACGATGTACCGGCTGTTTGAATCAGAAAAAATTGCCGAGTTTGCGGATGAACAGGCGTCTATTATCCGCCGGTATTCCGAAGCACCCATTACCCATAACAGCACACTCTTTTTTTCGGTTGATAATGAACGTCTGTTTAAACATCTTGATTTTGCTTCCTTTGATACGTATGCCCCTCAGGAAAAAATGGGGTCTTACTTGTTGAACTGCGACGTATGGAGAGGGTTAAAGAAAAACACGCCTTTTTGGGTAATGGAAACGAGTATCTCCTATGCTGCATCGCTTGAAAGCTATGCAAATCCGCACCAAAACGGTTATTTAAGATCAGAGGCCGTTGCCGCTTATGCGCTCGGCGGCCAGGGCTTTTGCTACTGGCTCTGGCGCCAGCAGCGCACCGGCTCTGAACTGCCGCACAGCGCTGTGATCAGTGCGTGGGGTGAGCCATCTGTCGGGTATGAAAATGTGCTCCAGGTTGAAGAAGCACGCAAAAAAATCGAATCGGCCATGCTTGCGGCCAAACCGGTTCAAGCGGATATTGCGATGACGTATTCAGACCGGGCGCGCATGTTTCACCTTACGGAACCGCACAACGGCATTCATTACAAAGATCTCATGACCGACTTATACAACATCATTTTGCAAGAAGGGTTTCACCGCGATGTATTGCCTGAAGGAGGCGATCTTACAGGGTATAAACTGCTGTTTACACCGCTGCTTCCATACGTATCTGATGAGTATTTGGAACGAGCGAAGGCTTTTGTGGAAGCGGGCGGCATTTGGATTGCCGGACCGATGACAGGCGGCCGGACAAAAAATCACACCATTCATACAGACCGGGCATTAGGCCGGCTGGAGGAATGGGCAGGCGTCAGAACCCTTTTTACCTTCCCGATGGATGAGCACACCTCAGCCGGAGAAGCATTTGGTTGTGAAGCGCCGCTTGGACTATGGAGTGCTGTATTTGAACCGGCCGGTGCCCGTGTGGTTGGAACCGTTACAAAAGGAGTTACACCGGACAAAGCGTTTTTAACCGAGCATCATGTTGGCAAAGGAAAAGTTGTCATGCTTGGCTCTATGCCATCTGGAGCGGCAGGAAAGAAACTGATCGCAGAAATCTTTCAGCATTATGCAAAAGAAGCCGGCGCAGCAGTACAAACAGATGTGACGCCAGGTACGATTGTCGTGCCGCGCGAAACGGAGGATGGGCGTGCGATGTGGGTGATTGTCAATATGGATGGTCACGGCGGCATGGTAACCCTGCCAGCAGGCGGGCAGGACGAGTTGAAGGCGGAGCCGGTAGAAGCAGGAAAACTTACGATACAGCCATACGAATATAGAATTATCGAATTTAGAAAAGAAGGTGCTTCTTTATGA
- a CDS encoding alpha-glucosidase/alpha-galactosidase — translation MNRKVENVKIAYIGGGSQGWAKRLMNDLALEPRISGTVSLYDIYPEAARQNAVIGNSVSAREEAVGKWVYEAAGDIKEALTDADFVIISILPGSFDEMASDVHTPEKYGIYQSVGDTVGPGGIIRSLRTIPIYKEIAENIKAYAPDAWVINYTNPMTLCTRTLYEVFPEVKAFGCCHEVFEVQHLLADMVEEMTGTAVKQHQDIQVNVIGINHFTWIDRASCQQMDLLPMYKEFVEKHAKSGYEKNPGDWEKSVFSSANRVKFDLFRRYGLIAAAGDRHLAEFMPPVYLESPETVAKWKFHLTPVDFRKKDHKSKIEQNQKVAAGEADFELAPSGEEGVAIIAALLGLDELVTNVNMPNGGQIANLPQGAVVETNAVLRRDSVQPVLAGSLPADLLGIIGRHAANQEAVLQAALTENRELALNAFINDPLVAPLGFGQAEALFDEMIQNTKSHVGGGFVRDRNAYASS, via the coding sequence ATGAATCGGAAAGTAGAAAATGTGAAAATTGCTTACATTGGCGGCGGATCTCAAGGCTGGGCCAAACGGCTGATGAACGACCTTGCGCTTGAGCCAAGAATCAGCGGGACCGTTTCGCTTTATGATATTTATCCGGAAGCCGCCCGGCAAAATGCTGTCATTGGCAACAGTGTGTCTGCGCGCGAGGAAGCAGTCGGCAAGTGGGTATACGAAGCAGCCGGAGATATAAAGGAAGCCCTGACGGATGCTGATTTTGTGATTATTTCTATCCTGCCGGGATCGTTTGATGAAATGGCGTCTGACGTCCATACGCCGGAGAAATACGGGATTTATCAATCTGTTGGCGATACAGTCGGGCCGGGCGGTATCATTCGCAGCCTGCGGACCATTCCGATCTACAAAGAAATTGCGGAGAATATTAAAGCGTACGCACCGGATGCATGGGTCATTAATTACACAAACCCGATGACTCTTTGCACGCGCACGCTGTATGAAGTATTTCCAGAAGTAAAAGCGTTCGGCTGCTGCCATGAAGTGTTTGAAGTGCAGCATCTACTGGCCGATATGGTGGAAGAAATGACCGGCACAGCAGTGAAGCAGCACCAGGATATACAGGTTAATGTAATCGGCATTAACCATTTTACGTGGATTGACCGGGCAAGCTGCCAACAGATGGACCTGCTGCCGATGTACAAGGAGTTTGTCGAGAAGCATGCCAAATCAGGCTACGAGAAAAATCCGGGAGACTGGGAGAAAAGCGTTTTTTCATCTGCGAACCGGGTGAAGTTTGACCTGTTTCGCCGGTACGGTCTCATCGCCGCAGCAGGCGACCGCCATTTAGCAGAATTTATGCCGCCGGTTTATCTGGAGAGCCCGGAAACAGTGGCGAAATGGAAGTTTCACTTAACACCGGTTGATTTCCGGAAAAAAGACCACAAAAGCAAAATAGAGCAAAATCAAAAAGTGGCCGCCGGCGAAGCAGATTTTGAACTCGCACCGTCTGGAGAAGAAGGAGTAGCCATCATTGCTGCCCTTCTTGGACTCGATGAGCTTGTGACAAACGTGAATATGCCGAACGGGGGCCAGATTGCTAACCTGCCGCAAGGAGCTGTTGTAGAAACAAACGCCGTTTTACGCCGTGACAGCGTGCAGCCGGTTTTAGCCGGAAGCCTGCCGGCTGATTTGCTTGGCATTATTGGACGGCATGCCGCCAATCAAGAAGCGGTACTGCAGGCAGCGTTAACTGAAAACAGAGAGCTTGCGCTTAACGCGTTTATCAACGACCCGCTTGTAGCGCCACTCGGTTTTGGGCAGGCCGAAGCACTATTTGATGAAATGATTCAAAACACAAAATCACATGTTGGAGGAGGTTTTGTTCGTGATCGCAACGCGTATGCATCGTCATGA